In the Arachis ipaensis cultivar K30076 chromosome B04, Araip1.1, whole genome shotgun sequence genome, CCACTTTGTGCTGAAGGATCAGTTAATGTCCATGGTCCAATCTCTGACATGCCATACCTTGTTACCATCTGTTTCAAAGGAGAGTCATTTATCAGCAGAATGCATTTTCATACTGTTGCATCATTAGTTGTTAATATAAGAGTTTGATATTGTAATCCAATAAGATGTTTGCATCAATAAGACTTTTATAATGATGGTTGACTCGATTACTTTTGTTGAGATAGCAATACAAGATTGGATgtctttataaaattctttaacaCCTGATATGAACCCTTAGGTCTTATTTGgtgttatatgtatatataacacCTATTTTTAGATGTTCAAATAACAGAGATCATAAGATTGACTTGTTAGCGTAAGCAATCCAAGTCAAGTAAAGCTTGATTATGTTATCAATAAAAAACTTTTCACATGCCATCTTGTTATCATCCCAAACTCAAGCATTCAAATCCAAAATCCCAAAAAGAAGAGTTACCTGTCTTGCTATTTGGGTGATCTGTTGCAAGTCCCCAGCAGCACCAGTGGTTATCTCAGCTTCACCAAATATAACTTCCTCTGCTGCTCTACCTCCTAAGCCTCCAACTATTCTTGCAAGCAGTTGCTGCTTAGAGATAAGATCTGGATCTTCACCTGGCAAGAACCATGTCAATCCCCGGGCTTGGCCTCTCGGCACTAGAGTCACTTTCTGCACTGGATCATGCCCTGGGGTCAATGTCCTGCAAAATATAAACTCAAAATTTAAGACTTCAAAGGGATCCAAGTTTAGTGAACAATAGAGTTATAGTAACAATATGAAGCAATTGGCAATTTTCACTATAGCTCTAAAACCATAAGCCTATTTTGAACTTGAGCATTTGGAAGTTTCTCTATCAATCTACTATGAACAAGTATTTGATGTACTTACGCGCAAACAGCATGTCCAACTTCATGGTAAGCCACAAGAATTTTGTTCTTGCCATCAGTCATTTTGGTTCCTTCCATGCCTGCCACGATCCTATCGATGGACTCATCGATCTCTTTCATCGTGATCTCTTCCTTTCCCCTGCGACCGGCTAGAATAGCAGCTTCATTCATGAGGTTTGCTAGGTCTGCACCACTGAATCCTGGAGTTCTCATGGCAATGACACTAAGAGAGACATCCTTAGCAAGCTTCTTGTTGTTGCTATGAACTTTCAAGATTTCTTCCCTCCCTCTTATATCAGGATATCCAACACTAACCTatagacaaaataaaaataaacattaatGACGTGTTTCTTGACACGGATTCAACTTCAATTATAGATAGAAATTATTTCATGCTTatgaaacacaaaattttattACCTGCCTATCAAACCTGCCAGGTCTAAGCAATGCAGAATCAAGAATCTCAGGTCTGTTGGTGGCAGCAATGACAATAACACCAGTGTTTCCGGTGAATCCGTCCATTTCAGTGAGTAATTGATTCAGTGTTTGCTCTCTTTCATCATTCCCTCCACCAATGCCAGTACCTCTCTGCCTCCCTACAGCATCTAACTCATCAATGAACACCAAACACGGCGAATTCGCTTTTGCCTTGTTGAACAAGTCCCTCACCCTTGAAGCACCTACACCAACAAACATCTCAATGAACTCTGAACCTGATAGAGAAAAGAATGGAACACCAGCTTCTCCTGCAATTGCTTTAGCCAGCAATGTCTTCCCTGTCCCTGGTGGCCCTACCAAAAGGACCCCTTTCGGAATCTTCGCTCCCACGGCCGAGAACTTCTCTGGTGTCTTCAAGAACTCCACAATCTCCTGGAAATCTTGCTTGGCTTCATCAACTCCGGCTACATCCTCAAATGTCACTCCTGTGTTTGGTTCCATCTCAAACTTTGCCTTACTTCTGAAGTAAACATGGAATAAAAGTGTATCATGTAGTTATGCTGATCATATCATATTTTAAAATTCATATAGTTATGGTGAATATCCTATCATATGCTAAAATTAACGCAGTTATGATGAATATCAAAGTGACATTTATTTTGATGCAGAGTATATCATATATCATATCTTAAGGTAAAATTCATATAGTTATGGACCGTTTACATATAACTATAAACATCATATCATACACTATAAATCATATATAATGTCATATGCTAAAATCCATACCTTCCTAGTCCAAAAGGCAAGTTGGGGCCAGCAGGATTATTTGAAGAACTCCTCAAGAGTAGACTACCAAGCAATATCAAGGGAAATGCAAAGTTTCCCAAGAAATCAAATATTGCAGGCCACCAACTTACATCCATAGGGTGAGCAGCAAAGTCAACATTTTTCTCCTCCATTTTCCTCAGCAACTCTTGAGGCAACCCTGGTAACTGAACCTTGACCCTTTGGATTTTCTCCAATGCTGGATTGTATATCTCAGCAATAGCAACAGTTCCATTCTCAAACAGGTCAACTTTCTTCACAGCACCTTCATCCAAGTACTGCAAGAACTTTGAGTATGTTAACCTAGTTGAGGTTGAAGATTCAGGGCTATCTGGTTCTGCAGCATTTGCTGGTTTGGCAGAAGATAAAGATAGCCCCAGCCATGTTGGAGTTAATCCAATAACAGATGATTGTAACAACTTCCTCTTGCTGAGTTTGGTTTCTAACAAAGGTTGTGATGGACATGTGTTGTTCTCTttgttctttttcctttcttgagGCTTGTATACTAAAGTTGGAGAAACTGAGAGAGATAATAGAGCAGAAGACATTTTCGCCAACACTACAAAATTTGCTTGAATATTCAATAAAAGGGTCTTTCTTATAGTATTGTGTTGCACTCTCTGATTTCCTCAGTGGATTAACCAGTTTGAATAGTTTGATCTGGAGGTCAGTGGTAATAAATaaagtttgttttaaaaagagagaaaatgggaaggttCTAGCAGTTTCAACATGGAATTTTCATTTGAGTTGGAGGATTTTGTGTTATATTTGTCTTGTTTTTCATTCAGGAAGGGTCTTCTATGTTCTGTTCTTTGGCCCTTTTGTTTTCCTTTGCATGCTTAGAACAGAGATGCTAAAAAGTGCAAAAAAAGAGTGTGACTGTAGAAGATATATTGTGGCATATAAAAACATAATCTCAAGTCACAGCCACACACTTGGAAGAAGTTGAAGTGGTAACAGTGGATTGTTTAGACTGCATCAAAATGTCGCCACCTTATTAAATGTTTATATTTTTAAGTTTGACTTATAGAATATGGATGTGACTTGGGCTTTTCTAGAGGAATATttatgttaataaaaaaaatattggaatGCTGCTATATTAGTTTATTCTCCCAATTTATGCCTTTAATGGAATTTCCTtggaaaaaaaacaacaaaatttcAGCGTCTGCATTATAACTTTAATTTTTCAtggtgttttctttttcttgattaaTCTATGGATAATTGAATATAGAATTGTGAATTAGCTTAGAAGTTCATATCCAAAAGACCAAGACTTAAGAAAAtcaatatatttaaataaaataaagtagagTTGCcattaaaaattaaatgaaataataaaCAAAGCACCAAAAAGGCAAGAAGTTAATATGAAAATTATTAACCTAACTCTAAAGCATAATTGAGAACatcttatttttttgtatttacaGAAGGCATTATGACATGTGAAAAGACGAAAAATCAATAAATCATGTAAAACAGAAATTAATACAAGTGTTTGGCTTGAAAAAGAACTATAAAAGTTATCAACTTATCATCTCAGATCCTTTTGTTCTTACATAATAAATTCCAAGCATTGATCTTTTCATCATATCTTATGACTAATGAGCTAGCTATACATTGTGCCTGCACCCACCACTTAGCTTGAGTATAGAGTAAGGTATTGCGTTGTAGGAAATTTTGATTAAATTCTGGATAAGTATTAATTACTGGAACTAGGCCTGAAATATCATCCACAAAAACAAATCTAAAAATGAAGGAAAGATTATGAATGACAAATTTTCAAGGGATTACACTAAAAATATTGAAATTCTTTGTGAAATGAAACAAATATTTTGCAATAAGAACAGATCAATATTTCTAAGCTAAACTGATATTGGAAACTGTGTCAACATTTATAGAGTGATAACAAAGATACATAAAAGATGTGTGGGCAGCATCCAAAAACCAATATATACAAATGAATGGTGAAAATGTTGACTTACAAAATTGTCAATATAATTTATCATGTGTCCTGTTCTAAATTCAAGTCCACAATTCTTCAAGAGCAATTTCCAACACTAGTTAACTATTAACTATCAACCATCTTCAAGTGCATGTTCAATCCATCAAGCAAATGATAAACATGCATCAAGTCTTGGCTAGAATCATAACCTGCATAGAATTTAAACATGGAACCCCCTAAATCAACACAACTCTCTCCAGCCATCTTCTTCATACCTCCATCTCTCATGTCTCTCCTAACTTTTGCCGCTTTCTCCCACATCCCTGATTCAGCATACATGTTAGCAACAATAACCAAATTCCCTCCCCTCCTTGGCTCCATCTGAAGCAGCCTCTTCCTCACTTTATCCCCTATCCCTGCATGGTCCTGAGCATCATGAACATTGCACGCGCTAAGCAGCGTACGCCACACAATCGGGTCAGGCTCAATAGGCATCCTCTGTATAAAGTCGTAAGCTTCTTTAAGAAGGCCGGCACGACCTAAAACATCAACCATTGCTCCAAAATGTACCATCATGGGATTGATCCCATGGACATATTCCATTTCGCGAAGGTACTTGTAACCCTCATTCACCATCCCAGCATGACTGCAAGCACATAGAACCCCAAGATAGGTCACATAATTGGGGCATATGCTATGATTTTCACACATTTCAGCAAACAATGCAAGCGCTTCCTCTGCAAACCCATGTTGGGCTAATCCCAAAATCATTGCACTCCATGTCCACACATTCCTCTCCTCCATTCTCTCAAAAACAAGCCTAGCACAACCCAAATTCCCTGATTTTGCATACATATCAACAAGAGCAGTACCTAACTGACAACTCAAAACCATTCCTCTCAAAATCAATTGGGAATGCACCCATCTTCCAAGACTCAAGTAACCCAACTCAGCACAAGCAGAAAGCAACAGCACCATAGTAGTATGATCTGGCTCGAACTCGCAACCCCGCATCCTAAAAAAGTACCGAATCCCATCTCCCAACCAATGATTCTCAACACAAGCAGTCATAATTGAGTTCCAAGACACGACAGTTCTGTTCGGCATTTCCTCAAACACCTTCCTTGCATCCTTAACCTTTTTACAGAACCCATATAAGTTAACCATGTTATTCCCAACGTACACATCAGAATCAAGACCAAACTTGATAACATCAGCATGCAGCTGTTTTCCCTCAGAAAGCGCAGAAGCCATAGCACAACACTTGAACAGAAAAGGGTAAGTGAGTTTATTGGGCTTCACACCCAATTTTCGGAATGTGCGGAATACCCAGATGGATTCAAGCGGAGAATCAGTGGTTGCGTATGCTCTGATGAGGATGTTCCATGAAATGGGTGATGGGGTGGTGGGGGAACGAAAAAGAATGGTTTTTGCGTGGGTGAGGTTGGCGAAGGAGGAGAGGGAAGATAAGTAGATGAGTTGGGAGAGGACATAAGGGTCTTGGAAGAGGCCATTGATGTGGGTTTGAGCTTGGATTTGGTGGAGTTGGGTGATGGAAGAACAGAGTGAGAGAAGAGTGAGGCATTGTTGCTTTGTAGAGAGGGGAAGTGGAAGCGGCACACGCATTTCACCAAACattacaagaaaattaaaattctggATACTTTcatagatttttaaattttaaaaaatatttattttcagAAACACgttatttgaattttaattttttagataCGTTCCTCGCATATTCCGACGAACTTTAAGTGAAGTTTTCAAACTAAAAATATGGTTGCTGGAGAACGAATCTCAAAACTACAATTTCATTCTCCTCTTTATTTCTTATCTTggcattttttttttacaatgtcAAAAGATCTATTGTTATCCATTTATTATGATGGTGAAATAATGTCTGATGAAAAAGGTTCTATTGTTTTTAAGTTTGGACAATCAATAATTACTTACATTAACACCAGAAGTCAACAGTCTAACAGTATTGAAGAATTTGATGTTGCATTCCGTTGGACAACAACACATAAAAAGAGTAAAAACGTTTACTACAAATATCAAACCAAAGTATATGACAATTTGTTTTATAAAAGGTATGCTACAGTTGTCTTTGCTTTATTGTTATTATGTTTATTAAACCACGGTGGTTTTAAGAAATATTTCTGATGTTACGTCTTAAAAAGTCACGGTATAACCAATGAACAAATGTTTATCTGTTGGAATTATTAGTGTTTCTCGTTGAGTTAGGTGAACGAGGATCATCTGCGGATACTGTTGATGATAGTCTGTTAAGTGGAGCTGTTAGACGAAATATTAGAAGGACGATGGTCAATCTAAATATGCCACCCGAAGGTAGTCAATAGGGCTCAAACATTGAACTTGGTAAAGCTGACATGATGGAAGATGATATTGAAAGTCATGAGGGTTCTGCTATCAGGGATCTGATGATGGATCCGTATGAAGTTAACCCTAATGATGGAGACGATGCTGATGATGAACCAATGGAAATTTCTGAGGATGGTGACGAGAAAGAAGAGATGAACTATTACGGTGACACACAAATCGCTCTGATGCAACCTGCCATTTCTCGACCATATGACTGGCAATCACTTCTCCAGGTTGAATATCGATGCAATGACTTCGGATTGGTTGTTTATCCATGGAGGCCCTGAAGAGGATCCAAGTAATGAGTTCGAGGTTGAACAATAATTTGAGAACAACGAAGAAGTCATGTTGGTAGTTAAGAGGTATAGTATCAGAAGGGCTGTAGAGTATAAAACACTagagagtgaccagttgaggtaTGATGTACAGTAGTTCGGGTCCAGTTGCTCTTGGAACATACGCATAGCATATCgtcgaaaataagaaaaatgggAGGTTAGGAGATACAATAGTCCTCATACTTGCATGCAAATATCCATGGGTCAAGACCATCGTAGGTTGGATTCAAAGGTGATTGCTCAACACATATTCACAATGGTCAAAGCAAATCCAACAACCAGCATCAGGATTCTGCAAGGAGGTGTGGAGAATCACTTCGATTACAAGGCGTTCTATATAAAGGTTTGGCTTGCAAAGCAGAGAGTCGTTATTAGAATATATGAtgattgggaggagtcatacaacGAGCTTTCTCTTTGGTTATTCGCTATGCAGATGTACTTGTCCGGTAAGATTCATTTCATTATCGTTAGTTATGTATAAAGACACCATCTACATGTGCTAACTGTTGATGGGTTTTTAGGTACTTAGGTGCAACTTGTGACATAGCCTTGGCTTGGTTCAGCATACGCCTGTAATGCCTAAGTCTGTGCTCGCCTCTGGCATTATCTGGACGGTACTCAATCCACCTATAATACCGTGAATGATTACACATTATTTCTCAATTTCATTAACTAATGAAGAAAAGTACAAAAATGAATAATACCTCTCAACTAGCGGAAATCGAAGAGTATCAAATCCATCTGATCGTAGCAGTGGAATATGGTGATAAGTCCAAGAAAGCAGCAAACTGACACAACCACCCAGATTGCACTGACTATGCTAGCTCCGTGGCACGATACATCTAACGGTACAGCCATGCCAGCACAGCCGAGCTCCATTAACCTACCACATTTCTCAAGGTCCTCTAGCAGGGAGAGCCACCTGATGTATACCCAAGAGTCAGATGCATATGGGAATAAGATACCCCCGATCACCTGCATGATATACCCTTTCGTGTACCGCAATAGGCGCTCCTCAGTGGTGTCCTGCTCCAACTCTCCGTAGACAGTATTATGAAACCATGTCAGTTTGACAATTCACTTGGTATGTAACTGTCTATCCTCTGGGCCAGGAATAACGCCAGTAGTTGCTAGCAGAAGTTCTCAATGGACCGTCCATCATGGTGCTGCTCCTACCCACTGATGCAACCACTAATAGGATCACCATCGATCCTGAGTCCCAACTGGTAGGCCACGTACTGCAAGGTGATAATCATCTCCCTACATGACAAATGAAACGTGTGGGACTCAGGTCTCCACCTCTCTATCAACGTTGACGTCAATGGCCAATCGTGATCAAACTCCACTATATACGCCACATGCTCAAACTCGACTCGCCTGAGATATGGCCTAATCTGCTCAGGCGGACATCTCATCAAATTTTGTCGGGTGTGCAAGATCCGAGGCGCCTACCGAACCAAAAAAATAAGTTAGAAAAAAGAGGGTCAACATATAAAATTACAAATTCATATTTTATTACAATATAATAAACAAGAGTAATAAAAATGTACCACTCGATCAAGTCTGTCGGCAATGTGCTCAACCTGATCCAATCTATAAAGCATATGCTCATACCCCAATAACTGCTGCTCCATCTAACTACaatctagtaaaataaaataatataaattgaaCTCAGTTCCTTTTAcattaactaaatttttaaaagacaTATTTAAACTAACTAATTGTCTACTTTACATTTTAATCAGTTTATAAACTTACTAATTAAAATGTGAACTAACTACATGAGACCGTCATCTAACTCTATAAATAtactaataaataattaactcataACTTAATTTTACTAATTATGTATTATTCTCTAATCTAATCCAATTACATATTCAACAAACTCTATAAACATACTAATCAATAATTAACTGATAACTTAATTTTACTATGTATCATTTTAATCTAATCTAACTAATTATTCAACTAATTACCATCTAACTCAcaatcacaactagaaaatggattaatacagacagatttacaggcagatttagtctttattacagacggatttttgtttatcgacgaaattaccgacggattttgtccctctgtaaaagctccatcggaaattatttaccgacagat is a window encoding:
- the LOC107635334 gene encoding ATP-dependent zinc metalloprotease FTSH 6, chloroplastic isoform X2, coding for MSSALLSLSVSPTLVYKPQERKKNKENNTCPSQPLLETKLSKRKLLQSSVIGLTPTWLGLSLSSAKPANAAEPDSPESSTSTRLTYSKFLQYLDEGAVKKVDLFENGTVAIAEIYNPALEKIQRVKVQLPGLPQELLRKMEEKNVDFAAHPMDVSWWPAIFDFLGNFAFPLILLGSLLLRSSSNNPAGPNLPFGLGSKAKFEMEPNTGVTFEDVAGVDEAKQDFQEIVEFLKTPEKFSAVGAKIPKGVLLVGPPGTGKTLLAKAIAGEAGVPFFSLSGSEFIEMFVGVGASRVRDLFNKAKANSPCLVFIDELDAVGRQRGTGIGGGNDEREQTLNQLLTEMDGFTGNTGVIVIAATNRPEILDSALLRPGRFDRQVSVGYPDIRGREEILKVHSNNKKLAKDVSLSVIAMRTPGFSGADLANLMNEAAILAGRRGKEEITMKEIDESIDRIVAGMEGTKMTDGKNKILVAYHEVGHAVCATLTPGHDPVQKVTLVPRGQARGLTWFLPGEDPDLISKQQLLARIVGGLGGRAAEEVIFGEAEITTGAAGDLQQITQIARQMVTRYGMSEIGPWTLTDPSAQSGDVVLRMMARNSMSEKLAEDIDQSVKQIIETAYEIARNHIRNNRDAIDKLVDVLLEKETLSGDEFRAILSEYTDISSIKTNRTPIRELIEA
- the LOC107635334 gene encoding ATP-dependent zinc metalloprotease FTSH 6, chloroplastic isoform X1, producing the protein MSSALLSLSVSPTLVYKPQERKKNKENNTCPSQPLLETKLSKRKLLQSSVIGLTPTWLGLSLSSAKPANAAEPDSPESSTSTRLTYSKFLQYLDEGAVKKVDLFENGTVAIAEIYNPALEKIQRVKVQLPGLPQELLRKMEEKNVDFAAHPMDVSWWPAIFDFLGNFAFPLILLGSLLLRSSSNNPAGPNLPFGLGRSKAKFEMEPNTGVTFEDVAGVDEAKQDFQEIVEFLKTPEKFSAVGAKIPKGVLLVGPPGTGKTLLAKAIAGEAGVPFFSLSGSEFIEMFVGVGASRVRDLFNKAKANSPCLVFIDELDAVGRQRGTGIGGGNDEREQTLNQLLTEMDGFTGNTGVIVIAATNRPEILDSALLRPGRFDRQVSVGYPDIRGREEILKVHSNNKKLAKDVSLSVIAMRTPGFSGADLANLMNEAAILAGRRGKEEITMKEIDESIDRIVAGMEGTKMTDGKNKILVAYHEVGHAVCATLTPGHDPVQKVTLVPRGQARGLTWFLPGEDPDLISKQQLLARIVGGLGGRAAEEVIFGEAEITTGAAGDLQQITQIARQMVTRYGMSEIGPWTLTDPSAQSGDVVLRMMARNSMSEKLAEDIDQSVKQIIETAYEIARNHIRNNRDAIDKLVDVLLEKETLSGDEFRAILSEYTDISSIKTNRTPIRELIEA
- the LOC107635335 gene encoding pentatricopeptide repeat-containing protein At2g36730 — encoded protein: MFGEMRVPLPLPLSTKQQCLTLLSLCSSITQLHQIQAQTHINGLFQDPYVLSQLIYLSSLSSFANLTHAKTILFRSPTTPSPISWNILIRAYATTDSPLESIWVFRTFRKLGVKPNKLTYPFLFKCCAMASALSEGKQLHADVIKFGLDSDVYVGNNMVNLYGFCKKVKDARKVFEEMPNRTVVSWNSIMTACVENHWLGDGIRYFFRMRGCEFEPDHTTMVLLLSACAELGYLSLGRWVHSQLILRGMVLSCQLGTALVDMYAKSGNLGCARLVFERMEERNVWTWSAMILGLAQHGFAEEALALFAEMCENHSICPNYVTYLGVLCACSHAGMVNEGYKYLREMEYVHGINPMMVHFGAMVDVLGRAGLLKEAYDFIQRMPIEPDPIVWRTLLSACNVHDAQDHAGIGDKVRKRLLQMEPRRGGNLVIVANMYAESGMWEKAAKVRRDMRDGGMKKMAGESCVDLGGSMFKFYAGYDSSQDLMHVYHLLDGLNMHLKMVDS